Proteins encoded within one genomic window of Actinoplanes octamycinicus:
- a CDS encoding TraR/DksA family transcriptional regulator, producing MARDELVRLRASAVDEAATLARDLEGLFAAARDSNGDDEHDPEGATVGFERAQLTALLAAARERIVEVDDALRRFDAGTYGICERCGQPIGEGRLGARPFARWCIDCA from the coding sequence ATGGCTCGGGATGAGTTGGTGCGGCTTCGGGCGAGTGCCGTGGACGAGGCGGCGACCCTGGCGCGCGATCTGGAGGGGCTGTTCGCGGCGGCTCGGGACTCGAACGGGGACGACGAGCACGATCCGGAAGGGGCCACGGTCGGGTTCGAGCGGGCTCAACTCACCGCGCTGCTGGCCGCGGCGCGGGAGCGGATCGTCGAGGTGGACGACGCGCTGCGGCGGTTCGACGCGGGGACCTACGGGATCTGTGAGCGCTGCGGGCAGCCGATCGGGGAGGGGCGGCTCGGCGCGCGGCCGTTCGCGCGCTGGTGTATCGACTGCGCGTGA
- a CDS encoding copper amine oxidase, whose product MTYRKTAAAAALLTSAVLAVAAPSAAQAAPAAATPCGASAMVKETLPNGTTWQMCWRINDKAGLVLDHVSVATKKYPQPVQVLDSIRLAQLNVPYDTGDTEYNDLTAIGMGGYGMETLTGDDCKGGSIRLGSDGGGEPEQRKVLCVSAEPRGLAYRLHDWDDQSETEKVYSQQGHDLVLRTISKLGWYEYVTEYRLHDDGQITARLGATGDLAPSEYSTSSTGWPIGKAARDYATMHYHNAFWRVDFNIDGKGGEKVEQYDTTTDGRGTVAAKLKTTKTAIAKEGTFSKVNQRWWRVVSPTSKNVDGHQRSYEVVTNGGDRYEGHPETKPDITFSQKDPCEKWASDNASDPECPLDIQTVVDFVKDKQKLTDPVAWVRVGFHHVPRDEDQSPMPMHWQGFELVPRDFTEMNPLTPAGLAGRNGNQSQE is encoded by the coding sequence ATGACGTACCGAAAGACCGCCGCCGCGGCGGCTCTGCTGACCTCGGCCGTGCTGGCCGTGGCCGCACCGTCCGCGGCCCAGGCGGCGCCCGCGGCGGCGACCCCGTGCGGCGCCTCGGCGATGGTCAAGGAGACCCTGCCGAACGGCACCACCTGGCAGATGTGCTGGCGGATCAACGACAAGGCCGGCCTGGTGCTGGACCACGTCTCGGTCGCCACCAAGAAGTACCCGCAGCCGGTGCAGGTGCTCGACTCGATCCGGCTGGCGCAGCTGAACGTCCCCTACGACACCGGTGACACCGAGTACAACGACCTGACCGCCATCGGCATGGGCGGGTACGGCATGGAGACGCTCACCGGCGACGACTGCAAGGGCGGCTCGATCCGGCTCGGCTCGGACGGCGGCGGCGAGCCGGAGCAGCGCAAGGTGCTCTGCGTCAGCGCCGAGCCGCGCGGCCTGGCCTACCGGCTGCACGACTGGGACGACCAGTCGGAGACCGAGAAGGTCTACTCCCAGCAGGGCCACGACCTGGTGCTCCGCACGATCAGCAAGCTCGGCTGGTACGAGTACGTCACCGAGTACCGCCTGCACGACGACGGCCAGATCACCGCGCGCCTGGGCGCCACCGGCGACCTCGCCCCGAGCGAGTACTCGACCAGCAGCACCGGCTGGCCGATCGGCAAGGCGGCCCGGGACTACGCGACCATGCACTACCACAACGCGTTCTGGCGGGTCGACTTCAACATCGACGGCAAGGGCGGCGAGAAGGTCGAGCAGTACGACACCACCACCGACGGCCGCGGCACGGTGGCGGCGAAGCTGAAGACCACGAAGACCGCGATCGCCAAGGAGGGCACCTTCAGCAAGGTGAACCAGCGGTGGTGGCGGGTGGTCAGCCCGACCAGCAAGAACGTCGACGGGCACCAGCGCTCCTACGAGGTGGTCACCAACGGTGGCGACCGGTACGAGGGTCACCCGGAGACCAAGCCGGACATCACCTTCTCGCAGAAGGACCCGTGCGAGAAGTGGGCCAGCGACAACGCCTCCGACCCGGAGTGCCCGCTGGACATCCAGACGGTCGTGGACTTCGTCAAGGACAAGCAGAAGCTGACCGACCCGGTGGCCTGGGTGCGGGTCGGCTTCCACCACGTGCCGCGCGACGAGGACCAGAGCCCGATGCCGATGCACTGGCAGGGCTTCGAGCTGGTGCCGCGCGACTTCACCGAGATGAACCCGCTGACCCCGGCCGGTCTGGCCGGCCGGAACGGCAACCAGTCGCAGGAGTGA
- a CDS encoding peptidoglycan-binding domain-containing protein, with amino-acid sequence MPARLRVLLVAVLLVAGGCGDDAQQRQLARKQEALAEAKADLAAKVEAFCRSSAGYVTALDRYGDLINETAPTVGDVKAAGADLAEPRADVVTAVEQLTEARAAVAKAEQDLAQQLSAPPSGSPSAAPPVAATTVNRVKQADADFTAAQAGVTDQTPLREAAERFNAAAVALEMSWLSLLGEAGCRNEDQYAQARDYTLAVQKSLAQAGYYAKEIDGVYGPATVAAVETLQKAHDLPVTGTVDKATDAALQADLRARGGAAADDAIAATAAVQQTLKLAGFWTGPVDGAWTDELTTALKSFQSELGVEPTGTVDAATIAAVEQAQRHKATPSASPSG; translated from the coding sequence ATGCCCGCCCGCCTCCGGGTCCTGCTGGTCGCGGTGCTGCTCGTGGCGGGCGGTTGCGGCGACGACGCGCAGCAGCGGCAGCTGGCGCGCAAGCAGGAGGCGCTCGCCGAGGCGAAGGCGGACCTGGCCGCCAAGGTGGAGGCGTTCTGCCGGTCCAGCGCCGGGTACGTCACCGCGCTGGACCGCTACGGCGACCTGATCAACGAAACCGCGCCGACGGTCGGTGACGTGAAGGCGGCCGGCGCCGACCTGGCCGAGCCGCGGGCCGACGTGGTCACCGCCGTGGAGCAGCTCACCGAGGCCCGCGCGGCGGTCGCGAAGGCGGAGCAGGACCTCGCCCAGCAGCTTTCGGCGCCGCCGTCCGGGTCGCCATCCGCCGCACCGCCGGTCGCCGCCACCACGGTCAACCGGGTCAAGCAGGCCGACGCCGACTTCACCGCCGCCCAGGCCGGCGTCACCGACCAGACGCCGCTGCGCGAGGCCGCCGAGCGCTTCAACGCCGCCGCGGTGGCCCTGGAGATGTCCTGGCTGAGCCTGCTCGGCGAGGCCGGCTGCCGGAACGAGGACCAGTACGCCCAGGCCCGCGACTACACCCTGGCCGTGCAGAAGTCCCTGGCCCAGGCCGGGTACTACGCCAAGGAGATCGACGGGGTCTACGGCCCGGCCACCGTCGCCGCCGTCGAAACCCTGCAGAAGGCTCACGACCTGCCGGTGACCGGAACCGTCGACAAGGCCACCGACGCCGCGCTGCAGGCCGACCTGCGGGCCAGGGGCGGCGCGGCGGCCGACGACGCGATCGCCGCCACCGCCGCCGTCCAGCAGACCCTCAAGCTGGCCGGCTTCTGGACCGGCCCGGTCGACGGCGCCTGGACCGACGAACTGACCACCGCGCTCAAGTCCTTCCAGAGCGAGCTGGGCGTCGAGCCCACCGGAACGGTGGACGCCGCCACGATCGCCGCCGTCGAGCAGGCGCAGCGGCACAAGGCGACGCCGTCCGCCTCGCCGAGCGGCTAG
- a CDS encoding GGDEF domain-containing protein, which translates to MSSRLMRCYLVVAAVGLAGFLVVPDGSTLQLIWQVGCGWFAAAMIIVGVRRSRPAMAASWWLFALGLAGNSGGILVEWVLTQTQISPGFPSWADAAYLSLYPAVAAGMFLLIRRRTAHRDWSSLVDATTLTTGIGLLAWVFMVKPAAADPTIGFLGHIVSVAYPLGDVVLLAMTVRLMLTGSGHNASFRLVSAALICFLAGDGTWAVINQMAWEPGPVAHRLLADIFLAGYLLFGAAAVHPDARSLARTVAPRPARISRPLLFALTFASLIGPGLLIVQATQHRVTDVLSIAVGCAALFLLVVTRMSQLLTQLDLQTEKARELAVTDELTGLPNRRAWNTELPRGIERARRGGSPLTVAVIDIDHFKKFNDAYGHPAGDRLLKEAAAAWLAHSREVDHLARYGGEEFVLMLPDATAEQAREIVDRMRLATPLGQSFSAGVAQWDGTETSDELTARADAALYRAKADGRNRVALPV; encoded by the coding sequence GTGAGTAGCCGGTTGATGCGGTGTTATCTGGTCGTGGCGGCGGTCGGGCTGGCCGGGTTCCTGGTCGTGCCCGACGGCAGCACGCTGCAACTGATCTGGCAGGTCGGTTGCGGCTGGTTCGCCGCCGCGATGATCATCGTCGGGGTGCGCCGGAGCCGCCCCGCGATGGCCGCGTCCTGGTGGCTGTTCGCGCTCGGGCTGGCCGGCAACTCCGGCGGCATCCTGGTCGAGTGGGTACTCACCCAGACCCAGATCAGCCCCGGCTTCCCGTCCTGGGCCGACGCGGCCTACCTGTCGCTGTACCCCGCGGTGGCGGCCGGCATGTTCCTGCTGATCCGCCGGCGCACCGCGCACCGCGACTGGTCCAGCCTGGTCGACGCGACCACCCTGACCACCGGCATCGGCCTGCTGGCCTGGGTGTTCATGGTGAAACCGGCGGCCGCCGACCCGACCATCGGGTTCCTCGGGCACATCGTCAGCGTCGCCTACCCGCTCGGCGACGTGGTGCTGCTCGCCATGACCGTGCGGCTGATGCTCACCGGCAGCGGCCACAACGCGTCGTTCCGGCTGGTGTCCGCCGCGCTGATCTGCTTCCTGGCCGGCGACGGCACCTGGGCGGTGATCAACCAGATGGCCTGGGAGCCCGGCCCGGTCGCGCACCGGCTGCTCGCCGACATCTTCCTGGCCGGCTACCTGCTGTTCGGCGCGGCCGCCGTGCACCCGGACGCCCGGTCGCTGGCCCGCACCGTGGCGCCGCGCCCGGCCCGGATCAGCCGGCCACTGCTGTTCGCCCTCACCTTCGCCTCGCTGATCGGTCCCGGCCTGCTGATCGTGCAGGCGACCCAGCACCGGGTGACCGACGTGCTGTCCATCGCGGTCGGCTGCGCCGCGCTCTTCCTACTCGTCGTCACCCGCATGTCGCAGCTGCTCACTCAGCTCGACCTGCAGACCGAGAAGGCCCGCGAGCTGGCCGTCACCGACGAGCTGACCGGCCTGCCGAACCGCCGCGCCTGGAACACCGAGCTGCCGCGCGGCATCGAACGGGCCCGGCGCGGCGGCTCCCCGCTGACCGTCGCGGTGATCGACATCGACCACTTCAAGAAGTTCAACGACGCGTACGGGCACCCGGCCGGCGACCGCCTGCTCAAGGAGGCCGCGGCGGCCTGGCTGGCGCACTCCCGCGAGGTCGACCACCTGGCCCGGTACGGCGGCGAGGAGTTCGTCCTGATGCTCCCGGACGCCACCGCCGAGCAGGCCCGCGAGATCGTCGACCGGATGCGCCTGGCGACGCCGCTCGGCCAGTCGTTCTCGGCCGGCGTCGCCCAGTGGGACGGCACCGAGACCTCCGACGAGCTGACCGCCCGCGCCGACGCGGCGCTCTACCGCGCCAAGGCGGACGGCCGCAACCGGGTGGCGTTGCCGGTCTAG
- a CDS encoding VOC family protein has translation MSAVRVRGFDHLVLHVEDVERSLDFYCGVLGLRAERVDRWRAGTSGFPSVRVSPDTIIDLVHRPGGGSAIDHFCLVVDPLDWDEVLASGVFTVLTGPVTRSGARGDAVSIYVRDPDGHTVELRWYPADAD, from the coding sequence ATGAGCGCCGTGCGGGTTCGCGGATTCGACCACCTCGTGCTGCACGTCGAGGACGTGGAGCGGTCGCTGGACTTCTACTGCGGGGTGCTGGGCCTGCGGGCCGAGCGGGTGGACCGGTGGCGGGCCGGGACGTCCGGCTTCCCGTCCGTGCGGGTCAGCCCGGACACCATCATCGACCTGGTCCACCGGCCCGGGGGCGGGTCGGCCATCGATCACTTCTGCCTGGTGGTCGACCCGCTGGACTGGGACGAGGTGCTCGCGTCCGGCGTCTTCACCGTGCTGACCGGCCCGGTCACCCGCTCCGGCGCCCGCGGCGACGCCGTCTCGATCTACGTCCGCGACCCGGACGGCCACACCGTCGAGCTGCGCTGGTACCCGGCCGACGCGGATTAG
- a CDS encoding nitroreductase/quinone reductase family protein: MSAQAKAPWVPPRWFVLVAWKIHRAFYRITGGRRGLWRPKPGRWGTFRLTTIGRRSGEPRSVILAYLEDGPNLVTIAMNGWQRGQPAWWLNLQANPDATVHLKDGSRSVRGRAANDAELPRLWDRWRETNADLDGYVRNLHRNGHRGPGAAGLAWSPGDSKGARRVAR, translated from the coding sequence ATGTCTGCTCAGGCCAAGGCACCTTGGGTGCCGCCCCGCTGGTTCGTGCTGGTCGCCTGGAAGATCCACCGCGCGTTCTACCGGATCACCGGTGGGCGACGCGGCCTGTGGCGGCCCAAGCCGGGGCGCTGGGGCACGTTCCGCCTGACCACGATCGGCCGGCGCAGCGGCGAGCCGCGCAGCGTCATCCTGGCCTACCTCGAGGACGGGCCGAACCTGGTCACCATCGCGATGAACGGCTGGCAGCGGGGCCAGCCCGCCTGGTGGCTCAACCTGCAGGCGAACCCGGACGCGACGGTCCACCTCAAGGACGGATCGCGCTCGGTCCGCGGCCGCGCGGCGAACGACGCGGAGCTGCCGCGACTCTGGGACCGGTGGCGGGAGACGAACGCCGACCTCGACGGGTACGTCCGGAACCTCCACCGAAACGGTCATCGTGGTCCTGGAGCCGCGGGCCTAGCGTGGTCCCCGGGGGACTCGAAGGGGGCGCGGCGTGTCGCACGATGA
- a CDS encoding DUF305 domain-containing protein, with product MNLRRLAAALVLLVAVVAAVLLRNGDEPAQRAVAAEPAGRPSGVDVHFAQMMIVHHEQAVAMSRTLIAKGAVPERIRLIAEFIVQDQQREIDQTTEWLTAWGEPVAGPATGPAGSGDAGHGMLTAAQLGELDRADARTAPGVFLRLMIEHHRGAITMSRSLLDGPAGNPYLHSLAKHVINEQTAENTAMTALL from the coding sequence GTGAATCTCCGACGCCTCGCGGCGGCCCTGGTGCTGCTGGTCGCGGTGGTGGCCGCGGTCCTGCTGCGCAACGGCGACGAGCCGGCCCAGCGGGCGGTGGCCGCGGAGCCGGCGGGCCGGCCGTCCGGCGTCGACGTGCACTTCGCGCAGATGATGATCGTGCATCACGAGCAGGCGGTGGCGATGAGCCGCACGCTGATCGCCAAGGGCGCCGTCCCGGAGCGGATCCGGCTGATCGCCGAGTTCATCGTCCAGGACCAGCAGCGCGAGATCGACCAGACCACCGAGTGGCTGACCGCCTGGGGCGAGCCGGTCGCCGGTCCGGCCACCGGACCCGCCGGTTCCGGCGACGCCGGGCACGGCATGCTGACCGCCGCCCAGCTGGGCGAGCTGGACCGGGCCGACGCGCGCACCGCGCCCGGGGTCTTCCTGCGCCTGATGATCGAGCACCATCGCGGCGCGATCACCATGTCCCGGTCGCTGCTCGACGGCCCGGCCGGCAACCCCTACCTGCACAGCCTGGCCAAGCACGTGATCAACGAGCAGACCGCGGAGAACACCGCGATGACCGCCCTGCTCTAA
- a CDS encoding LysR family transcriptional regulator, which translates to MLERYEVETFLTLAEELHFGRTAERLRVSTGRVSHVIRKLERQIGAPLFDRTSRRVEITPIGRQLAGELGPLVERMEAAVRRAVDAGRGVTGRLRVAFLGEYVAPVLHKAVARFAERYPDCDVEVHEVQLYNSRASLVDGSIDILVAAFPFDAMANGPALMLERRLLAVAANHPLAGRESVSLEALADFPVIQYPEMTSAEFKRDRTPEQTPSGRPVPKGPAGKTFSEMLSHVALGRGVLPVGELTQRYHPRPDIAYVPISDAPPIQRGPVWLESNTTARVQAFVEAAAEANPLP; encoded by the coding sequence ATGCTGGAGCGGTACGAGGTCGAGACGTTCCTGACGCTCGCCGAGGAGCTGCACTTCGGCCGGACGGCGGAGCGCCTGCGGGTCTCCACCGGCCGGGTCAGCCACGTCATCCGCAAGCTGGAACGGCAGATCGGCGCCCCGCTGTTCGACCGCACCAGCCGCCGCGTCGAGATCACCCCGATCGGCCGGCAGCTGGCCGGCGAGCTGGGCCCGCTGGTCGAGCGGATGGAGGCCGCGGTGCGCCGGGCCGTCGACGCCGGGCGCGGGGTGACCGGGCGGCTGCGGGTGGCGTTCCTCGGCGAATACGTGGCGCCGGTGCTGCACAAGGCGGTCGCCCGGTTCGCCGAGCGGTACCCGGACTGCGACGTCGAGGTGCACGAGGTGCAGCTGTACAACTCCCGGGCCAGCCTGGTCGACGGCTCGATCGACATCCTGGTCGCGGCGTTCCCGTTCGACGCGATGGCGAACGGGCCGGCGCTGATGCTGGAACGCCGGCTGCTGGCCGTCGCGGCGAACCATCCGCTGGCCGGGCGTGAGTCGGTGTCGCTGGAGGCGCTCGCCGACTTCCCGGTGATTCAGTACCCGGAGATGACCTCGGCGGAGTTCAAGCGGGACCGCACCCCGGAGCAGACGCCGTCCGGCCGTCCGGTCCCGAAGGGGCCGGCCGGCAAGACGTTCTCCGAGATGCTCTCGCACGTGGCGCTGGGCCGTGGGGTGCTGCCGGTCGGCGAGCTGACGCAGCGCTACCACCCGCGGCCGGACATCGCCTACGTCCCGATCAGCGACGCTCCGCCGATCCAGCGCGGCCCGGTCTGGCTGGAGTCGAACACCACGGCGCGGGTGCAGGCTTTCGTCGAGGCCGCGGCGGAGGCGAATCCGCTTCCCTGA
- a CDS encoding SRPBCC family protein: MRFDIVTKASPEQAYQAFTDFSDRRVRIWHRTLDAKKYELRDQGDTWAVAREGSARSPFWVVVRYDLSAPPMIRWTVLESSYGGGGDGFVRIAPADGGGSRIHAEWTTANARLAQRPLLFLIHHGPLPRMVARMWTATLDQYAGNAPG; the protein is encoded by the coding sequence ATGAGGTTTGACATCGTCACCAAGGCCTCCCCTGAGCAGGCCTATCAGGCGTTCACCGACTTCAGCGACCGGCGGGTGCGGATCTGGCACCGCACCCTCGACGCGAAGAAGTACGAGCTGCGCGATCAGGGCGACACGTGGGCCGTGGCCCGCGAGGGCAGCGCCAGATCACCGTTCTGGGTGGTGGTCCGCTACGACCTGTCGGCGCCCCCGATGATCCGCTGGACGGTCCTGGAGAGCAGCTACGGCGGCGGCGGTGACGGGTTCGTCCGGATCGCGCCGGCCGACGGCGGCGGCAGCCGGATCCACGCCGAGTGGACCACCGCGAACGCCCGCCTCGCCCAGCGGCCCCTGCTGTTCCTGATCCATCACGGCCCGCTCCCCCGCATGGTCGCCCGGATGTGGACCGCCACCCTGGACCAGTACGCCGGGAACGCCCCGGGATGA
- a CDS encoding class F sortase, protein MSISRRDGTPRHSPGRALLLLVPGVVLVTAAGIASCRSQPADDFGAPAVTALASAPASPPTAAAAPVPIADGTLPVRARADAPARLRIPALDLDATVDAVGIDPATGDFAVPPSVDRVGWYKFGPGFAAGAGSIVVAGHVDSAAEGEGAFFRLGSLDAGDTITLTGPGGRTRDFEVVARERFRKTAIPLSEYFARDGAVRLTLITCGGPFDPQTRHYRDNVVVTATPRG, encoded by the coding sequence ATGAGCATCTCCCGCCGCGACGGCACGCCCCGGCACTCGCCGGGGCGTGCCCTGCTCCTGCTCGTGCCCGGCGTCGTGCTGGTCACCGCGGCCGGGATCGCCAGTTGCCGGTCGCAGCCGGCGGACGACTTCGGCGCCCCGGCCGTCACCGCCCTGGCCTCGGCCCCGGCGTCGCCGCCCACCGCGGCGGCGGCCCCGGTGCCGATCGCCGACGGCACCCTGCCGGTCCGCGCCCGCGCCGACGCGCCGGCCCGGCTGCGGATCCCGGCCCTGGACCTCGACGCCACCGTCGACGCGGTCGGCATCGACCCGGCGACCGGCGACTTCGCCGTCCCGCCCAGCGTCGACCGGGTCGGCTGGTACAAGTTCGGACCGGGCTTCGCGGCCGGCGCCGGCTCGATCGTCGTCGCCGGTCACGTGGACAGCGCCGCCGAGGGCGAGGGCGCGTTCTTCCGGCTCGGCTCGCTCGACGCCGGCGACACGATCACCCTCACCGGGCCCGGCGGCCGGACCCGCGACTTCGAGGTGGTGGCCCGGGAACGCTTCCGCAAGACCGCCATCCCGCTGTCCGAGTACTTCGCCCGCGACGGCGCCGTCCGGCTCACCCTGATCACCTGCGGCGGCCCGTTCGACCCGCAGACCCGGCACTACCGCGACAACGTGGTGGTGACCGCGACCCCGCGAGGGTGA
- a CDS encoding DUF4397 domain-containing protein, with product MRILPLGRAAAVGAVTLLALGGFAGFSASPANAAANSKVSVVHGIPGQPVDVYVNGKKTIPDFQPGKVAGPLDLPAGKYDIALTKPGDALGSALLKVDDAEVPGDANISLVAHLDEGGKPTLTPFVNDTGKLGAGQARLIVRHTAAAPAVDIRAGGKPVFQDVTNGKEGKADLPAGSVSADVVLAGTSTRVLGPADLDLAEGTATIVYAVGSAEDKTLDLVSQEITGLHSAPGGVPSGDGGRADGNGSLPWYGIGGVGILLAALGLTRLVTARR from the coding sequence ATGCGCATTCTGCCTCTCGGCCGCGCCGCCGCCGTCGGCGCCGTGACCCTGCTCGCCCTCGGCGGCTTCGCCGGCTTCTCCGCCTCGCCGGCGAACGCCGCGGCGAACTCGAAGGTCTCGGTCGTCCACGGCATCCCCGGGCAGCCGGTGGACGTCTACGTGAACGGCAAGAAGACCATCCCGGACTTCCAGCCGGGCAAGGTCGCCGGCCCGCTCGACCTGCCCGCCGGCAAGTACGACATCGCGCTCACCAAGCCCGGCGACGCCCTCGGCAGCGCGCTGCTCAAGGTCGACGACGCCGAGGTCCCCGGCGACGCCAACATCAGCCTGGTCGCCCACCTGGACGAGGGCGGCAAACCCACGCTGACCCCGTTCGTCAACGACACCGGCAAGCTCGGCGCCGGCCAGGCCCGGCTGATCGTGCGGCACACGGCGGCCGCGCCGGCGGTCGACATCCGGGCCGGCGGCAAGCCGGTGTTCCAGGACGTGACCAACGGCAAGGAGGGCAAGGCCGACCTGCCCGCCGGGTCGGTCTCCGCCGACGTGGTGCTGGCCGGCACCAGCACCCGGGTCCTCGGCCCGGCCGACCTCGACCTCGCCGAGGGCACCGCGACCATCGTCTACGCGGTCGGCTCGGCCGAGGACAAGACGCTCGACCTCGTCTCGCAGGAGATCACCGGGCTGCACTCGGCGCCGGGCGGGGTGCCCAGCGGTGACGGCGGCCGCGCCGACGGCAACGGCTCGCTGCCCTGGTACGGCATCGGCGGCGTCGGCATCCTGCTCGCCGCCCTGGGCCTGACCCGGCTGGTCACCGCCCGCCGATGA
- a CDS encoding RNA polymerase sigma factor: MSADNELAERLRAGDATALREAYDRHGAAVLYLAQRVLGNAADAEDVTQVTFVAAWAGRDGFDPQRGTLLAWLLGIARRKAVDRVRAAAREQRATGAAQAQPPAAPAAESPERVVDRLVVADELRRLPEDQRRTLELAFFDDLTHAQIAAVTGLPLGTVKSHLRRGMASLRRRWEVDGATLGSRSAGPSRAL, encoded by the coding sequence ATGAGCGCCGACAACGAGCTCGCCGAGCGGTTACGCGCCGGCGACGCGACAGCCTTGCGGGAGGCGTACGACCGGCACGGCGCGGCCGTGCTCTATCTGGCGCAGCGGGTGCTGGGCAACGCGGCCGACGCCGAGGACGTCACCCAGGTGACGTTCGTGGCGGCCTGGGCCGGCCGGGACGGCTTCGATCCGCAGCGCGGGACGCTGCTGGCCTGGCTGCTCGGCATCGCCCGGCGCAAGGCGGTGGACCGGGTGCGGGCGGCGGCGCGCGAGCAGCGGGCCACCGGCGCCGCGCAGGCCCAGCCGCCGGCGGCGCCGGCCGCGGAGTCGCCGGAGCGGGTCGTCGACCGCCTGGTGGTCGCCGATGAGCTGCGGCGGCTGCCCGAGGACCAGCGACGCACACTGGAGCTGGCGTTCTTCGACGACCTGACGCACGCCCAGATCGCGGCGGTCACCGGACTGCCGCTCGGTACGGTCAAGAGCCATCTCCGGCGGGGGATGGCAAGCCTGCGACGCCGTTGGGAGGTGGACGGTGCAACACTTGGATCCCGATCGGCTGGTCCTTCTCGCGCTCTCTGA
- a CDS encoding sialidase family protein, which yields MLGLTSGTVAWAGTPDPVRVSHESPFADCTVGAAPGSVLYPGAEVEPSVTAHRSRPTEVIGVWQQDRWSDGGAHGLVAAYSRNGGKTFTEVPWPVSRCAPGGLNYERASDPWVSAGPGGVVYGSALAFDANSPRNSVVALTSYDGGRTWRNVTEVIVDTELSAFNDKNSVTADPVRPGSAYQVWDRLELSADGTQLFSGPSLLSVTRDFGRTWSRPRVIVPTGQFQQTIGNVIVADPRTGALYNFYDSIQFTDATGTTTESIRYEMVRSTDGGRTWGRPVVVADDTGVQDVDPNTGAALRTGVGIPFPAIDPRTGELYLAYEGSDFTGGAYNQIQLVRSTDRGRTWSAPTRVNGDPAVQAFTPSIAVADNGDVGVTYYDLRTVQPGDVTTLPTSTWFTRSPRGGRHFDRERQIAPVFDMLQAPQANGYFIGDYQGLATVGSQFRALFVTTNSGRPGNRTDVFYTESGSLSPRKPAAAATERAFTAPARRPSPARR from the coding sequence GTGCTGGGCCTCACGTCCGGCACCGTGGCCTGGGCCGGGACCCCGGATCCGGTACGGGTGTCACACGAGAGCCCGTTCGCTGACTGCACGGTGGGCGCCGCGCCGGGCTCGGTGCTCTATCCCGGCGCGGAGGTCGAGCCGTCGGTGACCGCCCACCGGTCACGGCCGACCGAGGTGATCGGCGTCTGGCAGCAGGACCGGTGGAGTGACGGCGGGGCGCACGGTCTCGTCGCCGCCTACTCCCGCAACGGCGGGAAGACGTTCACCGAGGTGCCGTGGCCGGTCTCGCGGTGCGCGCCGGGTGGCCTGAACTACGAGCGCGCCTCCGACCCGTGGGTGAGCGCCGGGCCGGGCGGTGTGGTCTACGGCAGCGCGCTGGCCTTCGACGCCAACTCGCCGCGCAACAGCGTCGTCGCGCTCACCTCCTACGACGGGGGCCGGACGTGGCGCAACGTGACCGAGGTGATCGTCGACACCGAGCTGAGCGCGTTCAATGACAAGAACTCGGTGACGGCCGACCCGGTCCGGCCCGGCTCGGCATATCAGGTGTGGGACCGGCTGGAGCTGTCCGCCGACGGCACGCAGCTGTTCAGCGGGCCGTCGCTGCTGTCGGTCACCCGGGACTTCGGGCGCACCTGGAGCCGGCCGCGGGTGATCGTGCCCACCGGGCAGTTCCAGCAGACCATCGGCAACGTGATCGTGGCGGATCCGCGCACCGGTGCGCTGTACAACTTCTACGACAGCATTCAGTTCACCGACGCCACCGGGACCACGACCGAATCCATCCGGTACGAGATGGTGCGCTCGACCGACGGCGGGCGCACCTGGGGCCGGCCGGTCGTGGTCGCCGACGACACCGGCGTGCAGGACGTCGACCCGAACACCGGCGCGGCGCTGCGGACCGGCGTCGGCATCCCGTTCCCGGCCATCGACCCGCGCACCGGTGAGCTGTACCTCGCGTACGAGGGATCCGATTTCACCGGTGGCGCGTACAACCAGATCCAGCTGGTCCGCAGCACCGACCGCGGCCGGACGTGGAGCGCGCCGACCCGGGTGAACGGCGACCCGGCGGTGCAGGCGTTCACCCCGAGCATCGCGGTGGCCGACAACGGCGACGTGGGCGTCACCTACTACGACCTGCGCACCGTGCAGCCCGGCGATGTCACGACGCTGCCGACCAGCACCTGGTTCACCCGCTCCCCGCGCGGCGGGCGCCACTTCGACCGGGAACGGCAGATCGCGCCGGTCTTCGACATGCTGCAGGCGCCGCAGGCCAACGGGTACTTCATCGGCGACTACCAGGGGCTCGCCACGGTCGGCAGCCAGTTCCGCGCGCTGTTCGTCACCACGAACAGCGGCCGGCCGGGCAACCGTACCGACGTCTTCTACACCGAGTCCGGGTCGCTCAGCCCCCGCAAGCCGGCCGCCGCCGCGACCGAGCGGGCGTTCACCGCGCCGGCCCGCCGGCCCAGTCCGGCACGGAGGTGA